In one window of Oceanispirochaeta sp. M1 DNA:
- a CDS encoding AraC family transcriptional regulator, giving the protein MNIIFATMSETPYNNSIHQHDYFEFHYITGGEGIYLFNNEKKMIQKGDFVYFPSNEAHFLSPLQKGEILQQIYILIDITDKPLLYYLNDTKYSGQKFIPGSQCSCLIEKMINWFSYRELELLTLKYEFKSQILKLILENDLKARSKEDVMIERCIQMMLDNIHSTLKLVDLSSLINTSESYLIKLFNNSVKSTPHKYFLKLKIKQSLLIINQNDKSIEQIAEIFGFTDRYHYGRVFKKVMGTTIKTYRKNTVMIYNDLEN; this is encoded by the coding sequence ATGAATATTATTTTTGCCACCATGAGTGAAACACCTTACAATAATTCAATTCATCAACATGATTATTTTGAATTTCATTATATAACCGGTGGTGAAGGAATATACCTGTTCAACAATGAGAAAAAAATGATTCAAAAGGGGGACTTTGTTTATTTCCCTTCTAATGAAGCCCATTTTCTATCCCCTCTCCAAAAGGGTGAAATACTGCAGCAGATATATATCTTAATTGATATTACAGATAAACCACTTTTATATTATCTGAATGATACAAAATACAGTGGTCAGAAATTTATTCCAGGTAGTCAATGTTCCTGTCTTATTGAAAAGATGATCAATTGGTTCTCATATAGAGAGTTAGAACTGCTGACTTTAAAATATGAATTCAAGTCACAAATCCTCAAACTAATATTAGAAAATGATTTAAAAGCAAGAAGCAAAGAAGACGTAATGATCGAAAGATGTATTCAGATGATGCTTGATAATATTCACTCAACCCTTAAGCTAGTAGACCTGAGCAGTTTGATTAATACATCTGAATCTTATCTTATAAAACTGTTTAACAATTCAGTAAAAAGTACTCCACATAAGTATTTTCTCAAACTGAAGATAAAACAGAGCCTTCTCATTATAAATCAAAATGATAAATCAATAGAGCAGATCGCAGAAATCTTCGGATTTACCGATAGATATCACTATGGCCGGGTCTTCAAAAAAGTAATGGGAACTACCATTAAAACGTATAGAAAAAATACAGTAATGATCTACAATGATTTGGAAAACTGA
- a CDS encoding arylsulfatase: MEKKPNVIYFLCDDLGWGDVSLLNPESKIETPNIDKLGSSGLVFTDAHSGSAVCTPSRYSILTGRYCWRTKELKEDVNGGFSPGLIRDGRKTLASELKKQGYSTACIGKWHIGMDWSVSEGSLPMQYLSDEMEDDVQYRIDYLKDIKNGPLDAGFDYYYGLSASLDMPPYTWLENNRVVDIPDIIISGEYGERCFRTGVGVSDWTHESVLPTIINKSKNYITECSKTDKPFFLYLPINGPHTPIVPKKEWIGKSGCGLYGDFIMEIDDYLGQISDTVKKAGIEDNTLIIFTSDNGPELFTHQYKENYSHSSTWKFRGYKRDNWEGGHRVPYIISWPSAVKAGRHTGQYVELVDIAATICDLVKIKISPDFCEDSYSMLPILLEDQGQSLRDFGIHHSSRGYWAVRMGKWKLLLHSGSGGNETACSEDGDIVQLYDMEKDPFESENIYKEHPELLLSIKQFCTDLIKNGRSTAGMPQPVENEGDWSQLVDLLDLSI, from the coding sequence ATGGAAAAGAAACCGAATGTTATTTATTTTCTATGTGATGATTTAGGCTGGGGGGATGTTAGTTTACTCAACCCTGAATCAAAGATTGAAACTCCAAATATTGATAAACTCGGATCTTCGGGTTTAGTTTTTACAGATGCTCATTCAGGATCTGCTGTCTGTACTCCCTCCAGGTATTCCATACTGACCGGACGATACTGCTGGAGGACAAAGGAACTGAAAGAAGATGTCAATGGCGGTTTCAGTCCTGGGCTGATAAGGGATGGACGAAAGACCCTGGCGAGTGAGCTTAAAAAACAGGGATATTCAACTGCATGTATCGGAAAATGGCACATTGGAATGGATTGGTCCGTCAGTGAGGGCAGTCTCCCTATGCAATATTTATCTGATGAAATGGAGGATGATGTACAGTATCGGATCGATTATCTGAAGGATATCAAAAATGGGCCTCTTGATGCTGGATTTGACTATTACTATGGACTTTCTGCATCTCTGGACATGCCTCCTTATACCTGGCTTGAAAATAATCGAGTTGTTGACATCCCAGATATTATTATTTCCGGTGAGTATGGTGAACGATGCTTCAGGACAGGTGTAGGTGTTTCTGATTGGACCCATGAATCTGTCCTACCGACAATAATCAATAAGTCGAAGAACTACATTACAGAGTGTTCAAAGACGGATAAACCATTCTTTTTATACTTGCCGATTAATGGGCCTCATACTCCTATTGTTCCCAAAAAGGAATGGATCGGAAAAAGCGGCTGTGGTCTGTATGGTGATTTTATCATGGAAATTGATGATTACCTGGGACAGATTTCAGACACTGTGAAAAAGGCCGGGATCGAGGATAATACACTCATTATTTTTACAAGTGATAATGGTCCCGAACTTTTTACCCATCAGTATAAAGAGAATTACAGCCATAGCAGTACCTGGAAATTCCGGGGCTATAAGAGGGATAATTGGGAAGGTGGACACAGAGTTCCTTATATAATCTCATGGCCGTCTGCTGTTAAGGCAGGCAGGCATACTGGTCAATATGTTGAACTGGTCGATATCGCTGCGACAATTTGTGATCTTGTAAAAATAAAAATCAGCCCTGATTTCTGTGAGGATAGTTATTCAATGCTCCCTATTCTACTTGAAGATCAAGGGCAAAGTCTCAGAGATTTCGGTATTCATCACTCAAGTCGGGGATACTGGGCAGTCAGAATGGGAAAATGGAAATTGCTCCTTCATTCAGGCTCCGGTGGAAATGAAACAGCCTGCTCAGAGGATGGTGATATTGTTCAGTTGTATGATATGGAAAAAGATCCTTTTGAGTCGGAGAATATTTACAAAGAACATCCAGAACTTTTGTTGAGTATCAAACAGTTCTGTACTGATCTCATTAAAAATGGGCGAAGCACAGCCGGTATGCCTCAACCCGTGGAGAATGAGGGAGACTGGAGTCAGTTGGTAGATCTTCTGGATCTATCAATCTGA
- a CDS encoding alpha-L-fucosidase, with protein sequence MIEKNRAEYLQKVKDVIQKGKYKDNWESLSFYPLPQWYEKAKFGIFIHWGVYSVPAFGNEWYARNMYLEGSKEYKHHIETYGPHKDFKYEDFIPLFKGEKFCAKTWVELFKKAGAKFVMPVAEHHDGFQMYDSDLSVWNSVQKGPKRDILGELKNEIEKEGMVFTASSHRAENFWFFGGSRSFDSGIQSMEFQEPYGFAMPLFTKGDADMDEGTHDIYSTPASKEHLEDWLARSCELVDKYEPKAVWFDWWIQNKSFKPYLKKFAAYYYNRSIEWGHEVAINYKDDAFAYNTAVFDIERGQLSSIRPQFWQNDTAIAKNSWGYTENNDFKNPVDIVSDLIDVVSKNGSLLLNVGPKADGSIGDEDREILERIGDWLKINGESIYDTKYWVRFGEGPTEVPEGSFTDVNREPFTSKDIRFTYKAPYIYANVLSWPENNTVQIKSLKKRSSCFSGHIEEIEILGFNNQLNYTQDKAGLSIKIEGNIQTQYPVCFKIKID encoded by the coding sequence ATGATTGAAAAGAATAGAGCAGAATACCTGCAAAAAGTAAAAGATGTAATCCAGAAAGGTAAATATAAAGACAACTGGGAGTCGTTAAGTTTTTACCCCTTACCTCAATGGTATGAGAAAGCCAAATTCGGAATTTTTATTCATTGGGGAGTCTACAGTGTTCCTGCATTCGGAAATGAGTGGTATGCAAGGAATATGTATTTAGAAGGATCTAAAGAATATAAACACCATATTGAGACTTACGGTCCTCATAAGGATTTCAAATACGAGGATTTCATCCCCCTCTTCAAAGGAGAAAAGTTTTGTGCAAAAACCTGGGTGGAATTATTTAAAAAAGCAGGTGCCAAATTTGTAATGCCTGTAGCAGAACATCACGATGGTTTTCAAATGTATGACAGTGATCTCTCCGTTTGGAATTCAGTACAGAAAGGTCCTAAACGGGATATCCTTGGCGAACTGAAGAATGAGATAGAAAAGGAGGGAATGGTATTTACAGCATCCAGTCACAGGGCAGAAAATTTCTGGTTCTTCGGTGGGAGCAGAAGCTTTGATTCAGGAATACAGAGTATGGAATTCCAGGAGCCCTATGGATTTGCTATGCCATTATTCACAAAGGGCGATGCTGATATGGACGAAGGAACTCATGATATCTACTCGACTCCTGCCTCAAAGGAACATCTGGAAGACTGGCTGGCACGGAGCTGTGAACTGGTTGATAAATATGAGCCGAAGGCCGTCTGGTTTGACTGGTGGATTCAAAACAAATCATTTAAACCCTATCTGAAAAAATTTGCTGCATACTATTACAATCGCTCTATCGAATGGGGCCATGAAGTTGCTATAAATTACAAGGATGATGCTTTTGCCTACAATACAGCAGTTTTCGATATTGAAAGGGGTCAGCTCAGTTCTATACGTCCTCAGTTCTGGCAAAATGATACAGCAATTGCCAAGAATTCATGGGGTTATACTGAAAATAATGATTTCAAAAATCCTGTAGATATAGTCAGTGACCTTATTGATGTTGTCAGTAAGAACGGTAGTCTACTTCTTAATGTGGGTCCCAAGGCCGACGGCAGCATCGGTGATGAAGACAGAGAGATTCTGGAACGAATCGGAGACTGGCTGAAAATTAACGGAGAATCCATTTATGATACAAAATACTGGGTCAGATTTGGTGAAGGCCCAACAGAGGTACCTGAAGGATCATTTACAGATGTCAACAGAGAACCTTTTACAAGCAAGGATATCCGATTTACCTATAAGGCTCCCTATATATATGCCAATGTACTGAGCTGGCCTGAAAATAATACTGTTCAGATTAAATCTCTTAAAAAGAGAAGTTCCTGTTTCAGCGGCCATATAGAAGAGATTGAGATTCTCGGATTCAACAATCAACTCAACTATACTCAGGACAAGGCAGGTCTTTCTATCAAGATCGAAGGAAATATACAGACTCAATACCCGGTCTGCTTCAAAATAAAAATTGACTGA